From Pseudomonas sp. StFLB209, a single genomic window includes:
- the murJ gene encoding murein biosynthesis integral membrane protein MurJ, which yields MNLLKSLAAVSSITMLSRVLGFVRDTIIARAFGAGMATDAFFIAFKLPNLLRRIFAEGAFSQAFVPILAEYKNQQGEEATRTFIAYVSGLLTLALAVVTLLGVLFAPWIIWATAPGFADTPEKFALTSDLLRVTFPYILLISLSSLAGAILNTWNRFAVPAFVPTLLNVSMIVFALLLVPYFDPPIMALGWAVLAGGLLQLLYQLPHLKRIGMLVLPRLNLRDAGVWRVMKQMLPAILGVSVSQISLIINTIFASFLVAGSVSWMYYADRLMELPSGVLGVALGTILLPILAKTYADRDRHEYSRILDWGLRLCFVLVLPCTLALGLISEPLTVALFQYGKFDDHDALMTQHALIAYSVGLLGIILIKVLAPGFYAQQNIRTPVKIAIFTLIVTQLLNLAFIGPLQHAGLALAISVGATINALLLFWQLRRQQLFQPQPGWPLFLLKLCVAVAVMAGVLLGVMQLMPAWAEGGMLERFVRLGILVAAGVVAYFAMLLLLGFRLKDFARKAIKT from the coding sequence ATGAATCTGCTCAAGTCACTGGCTGCGGTCAGCTCCATCACCATGTTGTCCCGGGTTCTGGGGTTCGTGCGCGATACCATCATCGCCCGGGCGTTCGGTGCCGGGATGGCCACCGATGCGTTTTTCATCGCTTTCAAGCTGCCCAACCTGCTGCGGCGAATCTTTGCCGAGGGGGCGTTTTCGCAAGCATTCGTGCCGATCCTGGCCGAGTACAAGAACCAGCAGGGCGAGGAGGCGACCCGCACCTTCATCGCTTATGTCTCGGGGCTACTGACCCTGGCCCTGGCGGTGGTGACCCTGCTCGGTGTGCTGTTTGCGCCCTGGATCATCTGGGCGACAGCGCCGGGCTTTGCCGACACGCCGGAAAAGTTCGCCCTGACCTCCGACCTGCTGCGGGTGACCTTTCCTTATATATTGCTGATTTCGCTGTCTTCGCTGGCGGGGGCGATTCTCAATACCTGGAACCGCTTTGCCGTGCCGGCCTTTGTGCCGACCCTGCTCAATGTCAGCATGATCGTGTTTGCACTGTTGCTGGTGCCGTACTTCGATCCGCCGATCATGGCGCTCGGTTGGGCGGTCTTGGCCGGTGGCCTGCTGCAGCTGCTTTATCAGTTGCCGCACCTCAAACGCATCGGGATGTTGGTGCTGCCGCGCCTGAACCTGCGTGATGCGGGTGTCTGGCGGGTGATGAAGCAGATGCTGCCGGCGATTCTCGGCGTGTCGGTCAGCCAGATTTCGCTGATCATCAACACCATATTCGCCTCTTTTCTGGTGGCAGGCTCGGTGTCATGGATGTATTACGCCGACCGCCTGATGGAGCTGCCGTCCGGCGTGTTGGGTGTGGCGCTGGGCACCATCCTGTTGCCGATCCTGGCCAAGACCTACGCCGACCGTGACCGTCATGAGTATTCGCGGATTCTCGACTGGGGGCTGCGCCTGTGCTTTGTGCTGGTATTGCCCTGCACCCTGGCGCTGGGGCTGATTTCCGAGCCGCTGACGGTTGCGTTGTTCCAGTACGGCAAGTTCGATGATCACGACGCGCTGATGACCCAGCATGCGCTGATTGCCTATTCGGTTGGCTTGCTGGGGATCATCCTGATCAAGGTGCTGGCGCCGGGGTTCTACGCGCAACAGAATATCCGCACGCCGGTGAAAATCGCGATTTTCACGTTGATCGTCACTCAATTGCTCAACCTGGCGTTTATCGGGCCCTTGCAGCATGCCGGCCTGGCGCTGGCGATCAGTGTCGGCGCGACGATCAATGCCTTGTTACTGTTCTGGCAACTGCGTCGTCAGCAGTTGTTCCAGCCGCAACCGGGCTGGCCGCTGTTCCTGCTCAAACTGTGCGTGGCGGTCGCTGTCATGGCCGGCGTGCTGCTGGGGGTGATGCAGTTGATGCCGGCCTGGGCAGAGGGCGGTATGCTCGAACGCTTCGTTCGTCTGGGGATTCTGGTTGCGGCCGGGGTCGTGGCCTACTTTGCCATGCTGCTGTTGCTGGGTTTTCGCCTGAAGGATTTTGCCCGCAAGGCGATCAAGACGTAA
- the ispH gene encoding 4-hydroxy-3-methylbut-2-enyl diphosphate reductase codes for MQIRLANPRGFCAGVDRAIEIVNRALEVFGPPIYVRHEVVHNKFVVEDLRSRGAIFVEELDQVPDNVIVIFSAHGVSQAVRSEAANRGLKVFDATCPLVTKVHIEVAKYSRDGRECILIGHAGHPEVEGTMGQYDASNGGAIYLVEDEQDVARLEVSNPERLAFVTQTTLSMDDTSRVIDALRARFPAIGGPRKDDICYATQNRQDAVKQLADECDVVLVVGSPNSSNSNRLRELAERMATPAYLIDGAEDMQRSWFDGVHNIGITAGASAPEVLVRGVIQQLQEWGASSAQELDGRPENITFSMPKELRVKSVT; via the coding sequence ATGCAAATCAGACTCGCCAACCCCCGCGGCTTTTGTGCCGGTGTGGACCGTGCGATCGAAATCGTCAACCGGGCCCTGGAAGTGTTCGGGCCGCCGATCTATGTGCGCCACGAAGTGGTCCACAACAAGTTCGTCGTCGAGGACCTGCGCTCGCGTGGGGCCATTTTCGTCGAAGAACTGGACCAGGTTCCGGATAACGTCATCGTCATCTTCAGTGCCCACGGTGTATCCCAGGCTGTGCGTAGCGAGGCGGCCAACCGCGGCCTGAAGGTCTTTGATGCCACCTGCCCGCTGGTCACCAAGGTGCACATCGAGGTGGCCAAGTACAGCCGCGATGGCCGTGAGTGCATCCTGATCGGCCACGCCGGCCATCCGGAAGTCGAAGGCACCATGGGTCAGTACGATGCCAGCAATGGCGGGGCCATCTACCTGGTGGAAGATGAGCAGGATGTCGCCAGGCTTGAGGTCAGCAACCCCGAGCGCCTGGCATTTGTGACCCAGACCACGCTGTCGATGGATGACACCAGCCGGGTGATCGACGCCCTGCGGGCGCGCTTCCCGGCTATCGGCGGGCCGCGCAAGGATGACATCTGCTACGCCACCCAGAACCGCCAGGATGCGGTCAAGCAACTGGCTGACGAATGCGATGTGGTGCTGGTTGTAGGCAGCCCCAACAGTTCCAACTCCAACCGTCTGCGCGAGCTGGCCGAACGCATGGCGACCCCGGCCTACCTGATCGATGGCGCCGAAGACATGCAGCGCAGCTGGTTCGACGGGGTGCACAACATCGGTATTACTGCTGGCGCGTCGGCGCCGGAAGTGCTGGTGCGCGGTGTGATCCAGCAGTTGCAGGAGTGGGGCGCCAGCAGCGCTCAGGAACTCGATGGCCGCCCGGAAAACATCACCTTCTCGATGCCTAAAGAGCTGCGGGTCAAGTCGGTGACCTGA
- the pilV gene encoding type IV pilus modification protein PilV: MTKTCRAAQAGMTLIEVLISVLILAIGLLGAAAIQLNALKYTDSAAMTSQASFIAYDMMDRIRANVIGNATSNGTANVLASYGLSSLSAAPAPGNDARSRDLSDFRENVTGFAGTDGAQSKIAINGQEVTITIYWNDRRAQQPEDLASGATPAAAAARSFVLTSRIGVGVTP; encoded by the coding sequence ATGACCAAGACCTGTCGCGCTGCCCAGGCGGGCATGACCCTGATCGAGGTGCTGATCTCGGTGCTGATTCTGGCCATCGGTCTGCTGGGCGCCGCTGCTATTCAGCTCAATGCGCTCAAGTACACCGACAGTGCCGCGATGACCAGCCAGGCCAGCTTCATTGCCTATGACATGATGGATCGCATCCGGGCCAACGTGATCGGCAACGCCACCTCCAATGGCACCGCGAATGTGCTCGCCAGCTATGGGTTGTCGAGCCTGTCGGCGGCGCCAGCGCCCGGAAACGATGCGCGCTCCAGAGACCTGTCGGACTTCCGCGAAAATGTCACGGGTTTTGCCGGCACCGATGGCGCGCAAAGCAAGATTGCCATTAACGGCCAGGAGGTCACCATCACCATTTACTGGAATGACCGCCGTGCCCAGCAACCTGAAGACCTGGCCAGCGGAGCAACGCCTGCTGCGGCGGCTGCACGCAGCTTCGTACTTACCTCGCGCATCGGGGTCGGGGTGACGCCATGA
- a CDS encoding phosphate/phosphite/phosphonate ABC transporter substrate-binding protein, producing the protein MRGIRVVSTLLLLWLFTVQAYAQCQQKSLRVAVIPKKGMDVLLHEYRPLLDQLSLKLSMPVEIVASSSYESVVDAIVSGGVDIAWLGPASYILAHGRDPRIEPFASLTIDGGYFTPPGHHYQALLLVRASEFDSLEALRGKTVALSDPVSTSGSLIPNAEFARLTGLPLAQFFGSVSYSGSHDKSLDALLGKRIDAVFVASVRADAYLREGRMQQDSLRVLWRSEPIYYDPYVFSGSLCDELKRAIGSVMLGDRAVLGDFLKSQGASGLAPVSHAEYAPLQQLMQGR; encoded by the coding sequence ATGCGTGGAATAAGAGTCGTGTCGACGTTGCTGCTGCTCTGGCTGTTCACTGTGCAGGCTTATGCCCAGTGTCAGCAAAAGAGCTTGCGGGTGGCGGTCATACCCAAGAAAGGTATGGATGTGCTGCTGCATGAGTACCGGCCGTTGCTGGATCAGTTGAGCCTGAAGTTGAGCATGCCGGTGGAGATCGTCGCGTCTTCTTCTTATGAGAGCGTTGTCGATGCGATCGTCTCGGGCGGGGTGGATATCGCCTGGCTGGGGCCGGCCTCTTATATCCTGGCGCATGGTCGTGACCCGCGTATCGAGCCGTTTGCCAGCCTGACCATTGATGGCGGGTATTTCACGCCGCCGGGGCATCATTATCAGGCGCTGTTGTTGGTGCGTGCCAGCGAGTTCGACAGCCTTGAGGCGCTGCGTGGCAAGACGGTCGCCTTGAGTGATCCGGTCAGTACCTCGGGTAGCCTGATCCCGAACGCCGAGTTTGCCCGGCTGACCGGTCTGCCGCTTGCGCAGTTTTTCGGTTCGGTGAGCTACTCGGGCTCGCACGACAAATCCCTGGATGCGTTGCTGGGCAAGCGCATTGACGCGGTGTTCGTGGCCAGTGTGCGCGCCGATGCCTATCTGCGCGAGGGGCGCATGCAGCAAGACAGCTTGCGTGTGCTGTGGCGTTCAGAGCCGATTTACTACGACCCCTACGTTTTTAGCGGCAGCCTGTGTGATGAGTTGAAGCGTGCTATTGGCTCGGTAATGCTGGGCGACAGGGCGGTGCTGGGCGACTTTCTGAAGTCGCAGGGGGCGTCTGGGCTGGCGCCGGTCAGTCATGCCGAGTACGCGCCGCTGCAACAGTTGATGCAGGGCAGATAG
- a CDS encoding GspH/FimT family pseudopilin, protein MPRSAKGFSLIELLVTVSLVGILAAVAIPGFSSMIQNNRAETEVSDLQRALNYARLEAINRGMTIRIAPVSGADWTADLRITDTKTNPTTLRTLSGMSAGAALATGNVAAIEFNNLGGVATPASQVTMTYTRGTISKALYVCLTGRIVLNGSCG, encoded by the coding sequence ATGCCTCGTTCCGCCAAGGGATTCAGCCTGATCGAATTGTTAGTCACTGTGTCTCTGGTGGGAATTCTGGCGGCCGTTGCCATCCCGGGGTTCAGCAGCATGATCCAGAACAACCGCGCCGAGACTGAAGTCAGCGACCTGCAGCGGGCGCTCAATTATGCGCGGCTGGAGGCGATCAACCGTGGCATGACGATCCGCATCGCGCCGGTCAGCGGCGCCGACTGGACCGCCGACCTGCGAATCACTGACACAAAAACCAACCCGACCACCCTCAGGACCCTGAGCGGCATGAGTGCCGGTGCGGCGCTGGCCACCGGCAATGTGGCAGCCATCGAATTCAACAACCTCGGCGGGGTGGCGACACCGGCCAGCCAGGTGACCATGACCTACACTCGCGGCACGATCAGCAAGGCGTTGTATGTCTGCCTGACCGGAAGAATCGTTTTGAATGGAAGCTGCGGATGA
- a CDS encoding GspH/FimT family pseudopilin: MKQSGFTLLELLIALIVLSILSGLAAPGLSDLWQAQQRLVAARELAGGIRAARVAAITRHQQVSIQALGEDWSQGWQIIAEHNQQRPDGPVLLERVLNGKLRIVGNSKVAQKLTFSELGGLRGGGNGTIHVCLRDQPVSHYRVVVAITGNVRVVERQTDQPLCG; the protein is encoded by the coding sequence ATGAAACAGAGCGGTTTCACGCTATTGGAGCTACTGATTGCCCTGATTGTTCTGAGCATTCTGAGCGGGCTGGCAGCGCCGGGCCTGAGCGACCTGTGGCAAGCGCAACAACGGCTGGTGGCGGCCCGCGAGCTGGCCGGCGGTATACGCGCCGCAAGGGTCGCGGCAATCACCCGCCATCAGCAGGTCAGTATTCAGGCACTTGGGGAGGACTGGAGCCAGGGCTGGCAGATCATCGCCGAGCACAATCAACAACGGCCGGATGGGCCGGTGCTGCTGGAGCGGGTGCTCAATGGCAAGCTGCGGATCGTGGGCAATAGCAAGGTCGCACAGAAGCTCACATTCAGCGAGTTGGGCGGTTTGCGCGGCGGCGGCAACGGCACCATCCACGTGTGCCTCAGAGACCAGCCGGTCAGCCACTACCGGGTGGTGGTGGCGATTACCGGGAATGTGAGGGTGGTGGAGCGGCAAACCGATCAGCCGCTATGCGGCTGA
- a CDS encoding FKBP-type peptidyl-prolyl cis-trans isomerase yields MTEQSSAGDIRIGQNTQVTLHFALRLENGDTVDSTFDKSPATFKVGDGNLLPGFEAAIFGFKAGDHKSVRIPPEGAFGQHNPQNVQIMPRSQFEGMELSEGLLVIFNDAANTELPGVVKDFDEQQVTIDFNHPLAGKTLDFEVQIFEVVALDS; encoded by the coding sequence ATGACTGAACAATCATCAGCGGGTGATATCCGCATCGGCCAGAACACCCAGGTGACGCTGCACTTTGCCTTGCGCCTGGAAAACGGCGACACCGTGGACAGCACCTTCGACAAGTCGCCAGCGACCTTCAAGGTCGGCGACGGCAACTTGCTGCCAGGCTTTGAAGCGGCGATCTTCGGCTTCAAGGCCGGTGATCACAAAAGCGTGCGCATCCCGCCCGAAGGTGCCTTTGGTCAGCACAACCCGCAAAACGTGCAAATCATGCCACGCTCGCAGTTCGAGGGCATGGAACTGTCCGAAGGGCTGCTGGTGATTTTCAACGATGCCGCCAATACCGAGTTGCCGGGTGTGGTGAAAGACTTCGATGAGCAGCAGGTGACCATCGATTTCAACCATCCGCTGGCCGGCAAGACCCTTGATTTCGAAGTGCAGATCTTCGAAGTCGTGGCGCTGGATTCGTAA
- the lspA gene encoding signal peptidase II — MPDSGLDKGTGRFGRLSWLWLSLLVLVVDQVSKYYFENSLNLYQQIIVIPDYFSWTLAYNTGAAFSFLADGAGWQRWLFAVIALVVSAVLVVWLKRLGRDETWLAVALALVLGGAIGNLYDRVVLGHVIDFILVHWQNRWYFPAFNVADSAISVGAVMLALDMFKSKKSEEAVHD; from the coding sequence ATGCCTGACTCGGGGCTGGATAAGGGCACCGGCCGGTTCGGCCGGCTGTCCTGGTTATGGCTGAGCCTGCTGGTCCTGGTCGTTGACCAGGTCAGCAAGTACTACTTCGAGAACTCGTTGAACCTGTACCAACAGATCATCGTGATTCCGGATTACTTCAGCTGGACCCTGGCATATAACACCGGCGCAGCGTTCAGCTTCCTGGCGGACGGCGCCGGCTGGCAGCGCTGGTTGTTCGCCGTGATTGCGCTGGTGGTCAGTGCGGTGCTGGTGGTCTGGCTCAAGCGCCTGGGGCGCGATGAGACCTGGCTGGCGGTCGCCCTGGCACTGGTGCTGGGCGGCGCCATCGGCAATCTCTACGACCGCGTCGTGCTGGGCCATGTGATCGACTTCATTCTGGTGCACTGGCAGAACCGCTGGTACTTCCCGGCGTTCAACGTGGCCGACAGCGCGATCAGCGTCGGCGCGGTGATGCTGGCGCTGGATATGTTCAAGAGCAAGAAAAGTGAAGAGGCTGTTCATGACTGA
- the ileS gene encoding isoleucine--tRNA ligase has translation MTDYKATLNLPDTAFPMKAGLPQREPQTLQRWDSIGLYQKLREIGKDRPKFVLHDGPPYANGKIHIGHALNKILKDMIVRSKTLAGFDAPYVPGWDCHGLPIEHKVEVTHGKNLSADKTRELCRAYAAEQVEGQKAEFIRLGVLGEWDNPYLTMNFANEAGEIRALAEMVKGGFVFKGLKPVNWCFDCGSALAEAEVEYQDKKSPTIDVAFPIADDAKLAAAFGLAALPKPAAIVIWTTTPWTIPANQALNVHPEFNYALVDTGERLLVLAEELVEACLARYKLEGSVIATATGKALELINFRHPFYDRLSPLYLAEYVELGAGTGVVHSAPAYGVDDFNSCKHYGMSNDDILSPVQSNGVYVESLEFFGGQFIFKANQNIVDKLAEVGNLMHTETISHSYMHCWRHKTPLIYRATAQWFVGMDKQPAAGASLRERSLKAIDQTKFVPAWGQARLHSMIANRPDWCISRQRNWGVPIPFFLHKQTGELHPRTVELMEQVAQRVEQQGIEAWFKLDAAELLGDEAASYDKINDTLDVWFDSGTTHWHVLRGSHNIGHDSGPRADLYLEGSDQHRGWFHSSLLTGCAIDGHAPYRELLTHGFTVDENGRKMSKSLGNTIEPQKVTDTLGADILRLWVSATDYSGEMAVSEQILQRSADAYRRIRNTARFLLSNLSGFNPATDLLPAEDMLALDRWAVDRTLLLQRELEEHYGEYRFWNVYSKIHNFCVQELGGFYLDIIKDRQYTTGANSVARRSCQTALFHISEALVRWIAPILSFTADELWQFLPGERNESVMLNTWYQGLSELPAGFELDRAYWERVMAVKVAVNKEMENLRAAKAIGGNLQAEVTLYAEEALSADLAKLGNELRFVLITSTATVAPFVSAPADAVVTEVEGLKLKVVKSGHAKCARCWHHREDVGSHAEHPEICNRCVDNISGAGEVRHYA, from the coding sequence ATGACCGACTACAAAGCCACGCTAAATCTTCCGGACACCGCCTTCCCGATGAAGGCCGGCCTGCCCCAGCGCGAACCGCAAACCCTGCAGCGCTGGGACAGCATTGGCCTGTACCAGAAGCTGCGCGAAATTGGCAAGGACCGTCCCAAGTTCGTCCTGCACGACGGTCCGCCCTATGCCAACGGCAAGATTCACATCGGTCATGCACTGAACAAGATCCTCAAGGACATGATCGTGCGTTCCAAGACCCTGGCCGGTTTTGACGCGCCTTACGTGCCCGGCTGGGACTGCCACGGCCTGCCGATCGAGCACAAGGTCGAGGTCACCCACGGCAAGAACCTGTCGGCCGACAAGACCCGTGAGCTGTGCCGTGCCTATGCGGCCGAGCAGGTCGAGGGCCAGAAGGCCGAGTTCATCCGCCTGGGTGTGCTGGGCGAGTGGGACAATCCCTACCTGACCATGAACTTCGCCAACGAAGCCGGAGAAATCCGCGCACTGGCCGAAATGGTCAAGGGCGGCTTCGTATTCAAGGGCCTCAAGCCGGTCAACTGGTGTTTCGACTGCGGCTCGGCCCTGGCTGAAGCGGAAGTCGAGTATCAGGACAAGAAGTCGCCGACCATCGACGTCGCCTTCCCGATTGCCGACGACGCGAAACTGGCTGCCGCTTTCGGCCTTGCGGCGCTGCCCAAGCCCGCGGCCATCGTGATCTGGACCACCACCCCGTGGACCATCCCGGCCAACCAGGCGCTGAACGTTCACCCTGAATTCAACTATGCGTTGGTCGATACCGGCGAGCGCCTGCTGGTGCTGGCTGAAGAGCTGGTCGAGGCGTGCCTGGCGCGCTACAAGCTCGAAGGTTCGGTGATCGCCACCGCCACCGGTAAAGCGCTTGAGCTGATCAATTTCCGCCATCCGTTCTACGACCGTCTGTCGCCGCTGTACCTGGCCGAGTACGTCGAGCTGGGTGCCGGCACCGGTGTGGTACACAGTGCCCCGGCCTACGGCGTAGACGACTTCAATTCGTGCAAGCATTACGGCATGAGCAACGATGACATCCTCAGCCCCGTGCAGAGCAACGGCGTGTATGTCGAGTCGCTGGAGTTCTTCGGTGGCCAGTTCATCTTCAAGGCCAACCAGAACATCGTCGACAAGCTGGCTGAAGTCGGCAACCTGATGCACACCGAGACCATCAGCCATAGCTACATGCATTGCTGGCGGCACAAGACCCCGCTGATCTACCGTGCTACGGCACAGTGGTTCGTCGGCATGGACAAGCAGCCGGCTGCCGGTGCCAGCCTGCGCGAGCGTTCGCTCAAGGCCATCGACCAGACCAAATTCGTCCCGGCCTGGGGCCAGGCGCGTCTGCATTCGATGATCGCCAACCGGCCTGACTGGTGCATCTCGCGCCAGCGCAACTGGGGCGTGCCGATTCCGTTCTTCCTGCACAAGCAAACCGGCGAACTGCATCCGCGCACTGTCGAGCTGATGGAGCAGGTCGCCCAGCGCGTCGAGCAGCAAGGCATCGAGGCCTGGTTCAAGCTTGACGCTGCCGAGCTGCTCGGTGACGAAGCGGCCAGCTACGACAAGATCAACGACACCCTCGACGTGTGGTTCGACTCCGGCACCACGCACTGGCATGTACTGCGTGGCTCGCACAATATCGGCCACGACAGCGGCCCGCGCGCCGATCTGTACCTGGAAGGCTCCGACCAGCACCGCGGCTGGTTCCACTCCTCGTTGCTGACCGGTTGCGCCATCGACGGTCATGCGCCGTACCGCGAGCTGCTGACCCACGGCTTCACGGTCGACGAGAACGGCCGCAAGATGTCCAAGTCGCTGGGCAATACCATCGAGCCGCAGAAGGTCACCGACACGCTGGGCGCCGATATCCTGCGCCTGTGGGTTTCGGCCACCGACTACTCCGGCGAAATGGCCGTTTCCGAGCAGATCCTGCAGCGCAGTGCCGACGCCTACCGGCGGATCCGCAATACCGCGCGCTTCCTGCTGTCGAACCTGTCCGGCTTCAACCCGGCCACCGACCTGCTGCCGGCTGAAGACATGCTGGCGCTGGACCGTTGGGCGGTGGATCGCACCCTGCTGCTGCAGCGCGAGCTCGAAGAGCACTACGGCGAATACCGCTTCTGGAACGTCTACTCGAAGATCCACAACTTCTGCGTGCAGGAGCTGGGCGGTTTCTACCTCGACATCATCAAGGACCGTCAGTACACCACGGGCGCCAACAGCGTTGCGCGGCGTTCCTGCCAGACGGCGTTGTTCCATATCTCTGAAGCGCTGGTGCGCTGGATCGCGCCGATCCTGTCGTTCACGGCCGACGAGCTGTGGCAGTTCCTGCCGGGCGAGCGCAACGAGTCGGTGATGCTCAACACCTGGTATCAGGGCCTGAGCGAACTGCCAGCAGGCTTCGAGCTGGACCGCGCCTACTGGGAGCGGGTCATGGCGGTGAAGGTTGCGGTCAACAAGGAAATGGAAAACCTGCGCGCTGCCAAAGCCATCGGCGGCAACCTGCAGGCCGAAGTGACCCTGTACGCCGAAGAGGCGTTGAGTGCCGATCTGGCCAAACTCGGCAACGAGCTGCGGTTCGTCCTGATCACCTCGACTGCCACCGTCGCGCCGTTCGTTTCGGCGCCGGCCGATGCGGTGGTGACCGAAGTCGAAGGGCTCAAGCTCAAAGTGGTCAAGTCCGGGCACGCCAAGTGCGCCCGTTGCTGGCATCACCGCGAAGACGTGGGCAGCCACGCCGAGCATCCGGAAATCTGCAACCGCTGCGTAGACAACATCAGCGGTGCCGGCGAGGTGCGTCACTATGCCTGA
- the ribF gene encoding bifunctional riboflavin kinase/FAD synthetase: MQLVRGLHNLRPQHRGCVATIGNFDGVHRGHQAILARLRERAAELDLPSCVVIFEPQPREFFAPDTAPPRLARLRDKVELLRAEGVDRVLCLSFNQRFSQLSATEFVETIVLDGLGVKHLEVGDDFRFGHDRSGDFDFLQRAGAAHGFTVEAAQTVEIDGLRVSSTKVRKALASADFDLAEQLLGRPFAISGRVLHGQKLARQLGTPTANVQLKRRRVPLSGVYLTSTLIDGQVWPGVANIGVRPTVAGDGSAHLEVHLLDFAGDLYGRRLTVVFHQKLRDEQRFASLEALKTAINADVAAARAHWHGQPLTKSLK, from the coding sequence ATGCAGCTGGTTAGAGGCCTTCACAACCTGCGCCCCCAGCACCGGGGTTGCGTCGCCACGATTGGCAACTTCGACGGTGTACACCGCGGCCACCAGGCTATCCTGGCGCGCCTGCGTGAGCGCGCCGCCGAACTGGACCTGCCCAGCTGCGTGGTGATCTTCGAGCCACAGCCGCGCGAGTTCTTTGCCCCCGACACCGCGCCGCCGCGCCTGGCGCGGTTGCGCGACAAAGTCGAGCTGTTGCGCGCAGAGGGCGTTGACCGGGTCCTGTGCCTGTCATTCAATCAGCGCTTCAGCCAACTCAGCGCCACCGAGTTCGTCGAGACCATTGTTCTTGATGGCCTCGGTGTGAAGCACCTTGAAGTGGGTGACGATTTTCGTTTTGGCCATGACCGTTCCGGTGATTTCGATTTCCTGCAACGTGCCGGCGCCGCCCACGGGTTTACTGTCGAAGCGGCGCAGACCGTCGAGATCGATGGCCTGCGGGTCAGTAGCACCAAGGTACGCAAGGCGCTGGCCAGCGCCGACTTCGACCTTGCCGAACAACTGCTGGGCCGCCCGTTCGCGATTTCCGGGCGCGTCCTGCATGGCCAGAAGCTGGCCCGCCAGCTCGGTACGCCGACCGCCAATGTGCAGCTCAAGCGCCGCCGCGTGCCGCTGAGCGGGGTCTATCTGACCAGCACCCTGATTGACGGTCAGGTCTGGCCGGGGGTTGCCAATATTGGCGTGCGTCCGACCGTGGCCGGCGATGGCAGTGCCCACCTCGAGGTGCATCTTCTGGATTTTGCCGGTGATCTCTATGGCCGGCGTTTGACGGTGGTTTTCCACCAAAAGCTGCGTGATGAGCAGCGCTTTGCCTCACTGGAGGCGCTCAAGACGGCGATCAATGCGGATGTCGCCGCCGCCCGTGCCCATTGGCATGGCCAACCGCTAACCAAGAGCCTGAAATGA
- the rpsT gene encoding 30S ribosomal protein S20 — translation MANSPSAKKRAKQAEKRRSHNASLRSMVRTYIKNVVKAIDAKDAEKAQVAYTLAVPVIDRMADKGIIHKNKAARHKSRLNGHIKALKEAA, via the coding sequence GTGGCCAACTCACCTTCCGCCAAAAAACGTGCAAAACAGGCTGAGAAGCGTCGCAGCCACAACGCCAGCCTGCGTTCCATGGTTCGTACCTACATCAAGAATGTAGTTAAAGCCATTGACGCAAAAGACGCAGAAAAAGCACAAGTTGCTTACACTCTGGCTGTGCCTGTCATCGACCGTATGGCCGACAAAGGCATCATCCACAAGAACAAGGCTGCTCGTCATAAGAGCCGCCTGAACGGTCACATCAAGGCCCTGAAAGAAGCCGCCTGA